The sequence below is a genomic window from Acetobacteroides hydrogenigenes.
CGCTAACAAATAAAAGCCACAAAGCATAGAGTAAAATTCGCACTATACGAACTAAAAGTCAACTAAAAAACCAACAAATAAGTATTATTGTATCCGATAAATAGAAGTAATATCAAACAAATATTTTCAAGACCAATACTCATTTTTATTCAATAAATAAACCTTAATTAAATTTCGATTGTTATATTTACAAAAAAGACAATTAATACTTCGACAAAATGGATACACAAGCAAAAAAACCAGTTGAAAAGGTAAAAGGCAAGAGAGGAAGAAAGCCCCGTCAAACGCCTGTAGAACTTATCATTTCACTTATTAACAAGCTCGAATCATTCGAAGATTTAGACAGGCTAGCCGATGAAATTGTAACCATTAGAAACAGCAAAAAGGAAGCTGAAATTAACAGGCTTAAAGCCCAACTTGCCAAGCTTCAAGGATAGCCGTAAGCAAGAAAAAGAACATAAAGCACGTAGAAAACCATCTTCTACGTGCTTTTTTACAATAAGGAAACAAAAAAGGGCTGCATTGCTGCAGCCCTCAAATTTATGCGGTAAACCGATTGTTTAGTCGTTTAGTGACCAGCGAAGGAAACCTGTAACTTTTGCTTCAGCATCGGCGCTCTTAAGGTAAGCCTCTACGCTCATTTTAGCATCCTTGATGAAGTCTTGAGCCATCAGGGTGTTATCCTTAAAGAACTTATTGAGTTTGCCAGGGGCAATCTTCTCAATCATATCCTCTGCTTTTCCTTCAAGACGAAGCTGCTCTTTCGCAATTTGAAGCTCCTTTTCAACAACTTCAGCAGGAGTTGAACTCTTATCAAGAGCAACAGGATTCATTGCTGCTACTTGCATTGCAATATCCTTAGCAACCTCTGTGTTGATTACCTTAGAGAAAGAAACCAAGGTAGCCAGTTTTTTATTCATGTGAATGTAAGGAATAACGAAGTTATCCTCTAGCTTACCATAGAAAGAAATGCCAAGCTTTTCACCTGTAACACCAGACTTCTCAGTTACCAAGTCAGCAATAGAAAGACCATTTAGGTTAAGAGCAAGTAGCTCTTCTAGGTTTGCTGGTCTTTTCTCGATAGCAAGGTCAAGGATGCTTTCTGCAAGACCAACGAAATCCGCGTTCTTAGCAACGAAGTCAGTTTCGCAGTTTAGGCAGATAGCAGCACCAAACTTACCATCGGCAGTAGTTTTAGCGATAACAGCACCTTCGGTAGCCTCACGGTCAGCACGCTTGCTGGCAATAAGCTTACCTCTTTCGCGGATAAGATCCTGAGCGCGCTCGAAGTCGCCATTAGCTTCTTCAAGAGCCTTCTTGCAGTCCATCATCCCGGCACCGGTCATTTTACGTAGCTTTGCTACATCGGTTGCGGTAATAGCCATTGTTAAAATATTTTTATCGGTTATTGAAAACAGATTATTCAGCACTCTCCTCTTCTTGAGCAGGAGTTTCAACCTCAGCTTCGTCAGCTACAGGAGCCTTCTTAGCCTTTGCCTTTGCTGGCTTGTCAGCCTTAGCAGGTTGGCTGTCTTTTTCTTTTTCCTTTTCAACCTTGCGCTCTTCTAGGCCTTCTTGGATAGCAGAAGCAACCACGTCGATAACTAGGCTGATTGATTTAGAAGCGTCGTCGTTAGCTGGGATAACATAGTCAATTGGTGTTGGATCACAGCAGGTATCTACCATAGCAAATACGGGAATGTTAAGCCTCTTAGCTTCACGAACGGCATTAGCTTCTTTTTGAACGTCTATCACAAAAAGTGCAGCTGGAAGACGGGTAAGGTCAGCGATAGAACCAAGGTTCTTCTCGAGCTTGGCGCGTTGACGGGTAATTTGTAGTCTTTCGCGCTTAGACAATGACTCGAAAGTACCGTCGGTTGACATCTTCTCAAGTGAAGACATCTTCTTTACAGCTTTACGGATGGTTGGGAAGTTAGTAAGCATACCACCGGGCCAGCGCTCGGTAACGTATGGCATATTAACTTGGCTTATTCTTTCCGAAACGATTTCTTTTGCTTGCTTCTTGGTAGCAACAAAAAGAATCTTACGGCCTGATTTTGCGATTTGCTTAAGGGCACTTGCGGCCTCATCGAGCTTTACAACGGTCTTGTGTAGGTCGATAATGTGGATGCCATTGCGCTCCATGAAGATGTAAGGAGCCATCTTAGGATTCCACTTTCTCTTTAAGTGACCGAAGTGAACACCAGCATCAAGAAGCTGGTTGAAATTTGTTCTTGGCATTTTTTTGTGTTTTACTTGTTTAAAACCTCTTCGTCAACTGTCGAGTAGCATACTGGTCTCGTCAGTTTTTCGCAGCAGGGCAACGCTCAAGTAGTACCCGAAGGTAGTCTCGTAGGTTTGAAACCCAGTCTGCAACAAATAGGAAGAAAAAAAAATTAACGTTTACTGAACTGGAATCTCTTACGAGCCTTTGGTTGACCTGGCTTCTTACGCTCAACAACACGAGAGTCGCGAGTTAGAAGGCCGTTAGCTTTAAGAACCGAACGGTTCTCAGCATCGATTTCGCAAAGTGCGCGAGAAATTGCAAGGCGAAGCGCCTCTGCTTGACCCTTAACGCCACCGCCATCGAGGTTAACCTTGATGTCGAACTTACCAAGCTGGTTGGTAAGCAAAAGGGCTTGGGTTGCAGTGTACTGAAGTACACCAGTTGTGAAGTAAACTTCTAGTGGCTTGTTGTTGATTACGATCTCACCCTTCCCAGGGGTCATGTAAATACGAGCAACAGCCGCTTTTCTTCTTCCTAGCGTGTTAACAACTTCCATGCTCATTACTTAAGATCTTTTACGTTGATAACTTTTGGTTGTTGAGCCTCGTGTGGATGCTCTGCACCAGCATATACATGCATGTTACGGAACAACGCAGCGCCAAGGCGATTTTTTGGTAGCATACCCTTAACGGCCTTTTCTACAACGAAAAGAGGCTTACGCTTTAGCATATCTGCAGGAGTTGCAAAGCGTTGTCCACCAGGGTATCCGGTGTGGCGAACGTACACCTTATCGGTAAGCTTGCTACCGGTAAAGCGCACCTTCTCTGCATTAATGATGATTACGTTATCACCACAATCAGAGTTTGGAGTAAATGAAGGCTTGTGCTTACCTCTCAGAATTTTCGCAACTTGAGATGCAAGGCGGCCCACTACTTGATCGGTTGCATCTATCACAACCCACTCCTTCGGAGCAGATACTTTATTGACAGATACAGTCTTGTAACTTAGTGCGTCCACTTTACTGTAAATTTTTGGTTAATACCTGTTATAACTGTGATCCAACCCCACTTTATGGGGCTTGCAAAAATACAACTTATATTTAAAACCACAAAGAATTGCTCACCGTTTTGTTTTTCTGTACATTACATTTTAACAGATCGCCTCCAAATCCGAGAAAACTCTAAACCTTCGTCACCCCAATAGGGATGCTCAAACGCCAATTTAGAGCCCCAATTGCAGCCAACAAGCTTGCTTTCGGATTTGCAATGTCCTAAGTTTGCCCCAAATTACGCAGCACCTTGAATTCAAGACGCTGCTACACCTTAATAACAGTTTTTTTAACTACATTAGACGCAAGGCTTATACGTTATGAAAATAGACCTAGTACTCGTCGGGAAAAGTGACCAGAAATACCTTCAAGAGGGTATAGACATCTACCTTAAACGCCTAAAGCACTACTGCCAATTTGAGATGAAGGTAATTCCCGACTTGAAAAGTACCAAGAGTCTCAGCGAAGAACAGCAGAAGGAGAAGGAAGGTGAACTGATTATGAACCAAATTAAGGACTCCGACTTTGTGATACTGCTCGATGAACGAGGAGAGTCACTGTCGTCAGTTGACTTTGCACAGCTAATCGAGAAAAGGCAGGTTGCAGGAACTCGAAAGATCAGCTTCGTCATCGGAGGCCCATACGGATTTTCGAAGGAGGCTTACGCCAAGGCCAACGCTAAGCTTTCGCTATCGGCAATGACTTTCTCGCATCAGATGGTTAGACTTCTTTTTATAGAACAGCTATACAGAGCTTTTACAATAATTAATGGAGAACCCTACCACCATAAGTAAGCAAAGAAAAACCATTCGAAGAAAGAAGACGTTTTTCGTAGGCATAGCTGCGATCCTAGCGGCTGTTGTGCTATACCTATCGGCACAATTCGCACCGCGCCTATCTACCTACAACAGCAGCAACATCAAAAAGATTGAGAGTACTATACTCAACAAAAAGGAGCTGCTTCGCGAAATAGCCAAGGCCTGGTTCAGTACCAAAGACACCTCGCAAAAAGCGGCATTCGATATACTCGACGACAGAACCATTTCGAAGCTAAACAAGGAAAACATAGGCATATTCCTTTGCGACAGTACGAAGCTGGCT
It includes:
- the rpsI gene encoding 30S ribosomal protein S9, coding for MEVVNTLGRRKAAVARIYMTPGKGEIVINNKPLEVYFTTGVLQYTATQALLLTNQLGKFDIKVNLDGGGVKGQAEALRLAISRALCEIDAENRSVLKANGLLTRDSRVVERKKPGQPKARKRFQFSKR
- the rplM gene encoding 50S ribosomal protein L13, whose protein sequence is MDALSYKTVSVNKVSAPKEWVVIDATDQVVGRLASQVAKILRGKHKPSFTPNSDCGDNVIIINAEKVRFTGSKLTDKVYVRHTGYPGGQRFATPADMLKRKPLFVVEKAVKGMLPKNRLGAALFRNMHVYAGAEHPHEAQQPKVINVKDLK
- the rlmH gene encoding 23S rRNA (pseudouridine(1915)-N(3))-methyltransferase RlmH, giving the protein MKIDLVLVGKSDQKYLQEGIDIYLKRLKHYCQFEMKVIPDLKSTKSLSEEQQKEKEGELIMNQIKDSDFVILLDERGESLSSVDFAQLIEKRQVAGTRKISFVIGGPYGFSKEAYAKANAKLSLSAMTFSHQMVRLLFIEQLYRAFTIINGEPYHHK
- the rpsB gene encoding 30S ribosomal protein S2, which gives rise to MPRTNFNQLLDAGVHFGHLKRKWNPKMAPYIFMERNGIHIIDLHKTVVKLDEAASALKQIAKSGRKILFVATKKQAKEIVSERISQVNMPYVTERWPGGMLTNFPTIRKAVKKMSSLEKMSTDGTFESLSKRERLQITRQRAKLEKNLGSIADLTRLPAALFVIDVQKEANAVREAKRLNIPVFAMVDTCCDPTPIDYVIPANDDASKSISLVIDVVASAIQEGLEERKVEKEKEKDSQPAKADKPAKAKAKKAPVADEAEVETPAQEEESAE
- the tsf gene encoding translation elongation factor Ts, yielding MAITATDVAKLRKMTGAGMMDCKKALEEANGDFERAQDLIRERGKLIASKRADREATEGAVIAKTTADGKFGAAICLNCETDFVAKNADFVGLAESILDLAIEKRPANLEELLALNLNGLSIADLVTEKSGVTGEKLGISFYGKLEDNFVIPYIHMNKKLATLVSFSKVINTEVAKDIAMQVAAMNPVALDKSSTPAEVVEKELQIAKEQLRLEGKAEDMIEKIAPGKLNKFFKDNTLMAQDFIKDAKMSVEAYLKSADAEAKVTGFLRWSLND